One window of Desulfosoma sp. genomic DNA carries:
- a CDS encoding TIGR04013 family B12-binding domain/radical SAM domain-containing protein, which translates to MGLSFPNERKPYAVVFRYHPWNRYSFLALLASMETRQETHHTPILWLDARAKAEPVSVMASWLKTYEQLLLVYSFMTCQWVEVQREVQSLQILKQGGRVMLAAGGAHPSADPRSVLRAGFDVVCRGDGEPVFAELVQRWAQGASLNVIPGLYINSSTGVVFTGHPLKASLDDVPALPIAYGKYGPIEITRGCPYGCRYCQTPRLKGRIVRHRSPSAIFRAVEAMVEAGRTDLRFISPNAFAYGSQDGRSLNVTALKTLFEGLRRRVSDRGRIFFGTFPSEVRPDWVQPAVMELVARYADNQEIVMGAQSGDPSMLRRMDRGHSVEDVRKACTLAKSFGIRPVVDFILGLPDETPEQMTRSVDFMEELAEQGARIHAHTFMPLPGSPWAARRPQPIPGDIRLRLERLISQGKLFGQWKTQARLAQNLSL; encoded by the coding sequence ATGGGTTTAAGTTTTCCCAACGAACGTAAACCGTATGCTGTCGTCTTTCGGTATCATCCATGGAACCGATACAGTTTTCTGGCCCTTCTGGCGTCCATGGAAACCCGACAGGAGACGCATCATACACCGATTCTTTGGCTGGATGCCAGGGCAAAGGCCGAACCCGTTTCTGTAATGGCATCATGGCTGAAAACTTACGAGCAGCTTCTTTTGGTCTATTCTTTCATGACATGCCAATGGGTGGAAGTTCAACGGGAGGTGCAGTCTCTTCAGATCCTTAAACAAGGAGGCCGGGTGATGCTTGCCGCCGGAGGAGCTCATCCCTCGGCGGATCCGCGCTCTGTGCTGCGAGCCGGGTTTGATGTGGTCTGCCGTGGAGATGGCGAACCGGTCTTTGCCGAACTGGTTCAGCGGTGGGCTCAAGGGGCTTCCCTGAATGTGATCCCCGGGTTGTACATCAACTCCTCGACCGGTGTCGTGTTTACGGGACACCCTTTAAAAGCCTCTCTGGACGATGTTCCGGCCCTTCCTATAGCTTACGGAAAATATGGACCCATCGAAATCACGCGCGGATGCCCTTATGGGTGCCGTTATTGTCAGACTCCGAGACTTAAAGGGCGCATCGTTCGGCATCGGAGCCCAAGTGCTATTTTTCGTGCTGTGGAAGCCATGGTGGAAGCGGGCCGCACCGATCTTCGCTTCATTTCCCCCAATGCCTTTGCTTACGGTTCCCAAGACGGAAGGTCCCTGAATGTGACCGCATTGAAAACACTTTTTGAAGGCTTACGCCGCCGTGTGTCGGATCGCGGACGCATCTTTTTCGGCACTTTTCCTTCAGAAGTTCGGCCCGACTGGGTCCAGCCGGCCGTTATGGAGCTGGTCGCGCGCTACGCCGATAACCAGGAGATCGTCATGGGAGCTCAAAGCGGGGATCCGTCTATGCTGCGGCGTATGGATCGAGGTCACAGCGTCGAGGATGTGCGAAAAGCTTGCACCTTGGCCAAAAGTTTCGGGATTCGGCCCGTGGTGGACTTTATTCTTGGCTTGCCGGATGAAACCCCTGAACAAATGACTCGATCTGTGGACTTTATGGAAGAACTGGCCGAGCAGGGTGCGAGAATCCATGCCCACACCTTTATGCCTCTTCCTGGATCGCCCTGGGCGGCGAGGAGACCTCAACCCATCCCAGGTGACATTCGATTACGCCTGGAAAGGCTTATCTCACAGGGAAAACTCTTCGGACAGTGGAAAACCCAAGCGCGATTGGCACAAAACCTTTCTCTTTAA
- a CDS encoding peptidoglycan-binding domain-containing protein, with the protein MRREPWAIMLVFIVGSAFLAACGSMPVQVGDSSAKTVATGSAGGATSDNVNASLERCDRPLGTIAVEEDQNSDWYHYITGQYKLTSTVPVLRLLIQQSNCFVVVDRGRAMKTMMGERALQQTGELRAGSNFGKGQMVSADYTLTPEVMISQKGTGGLGGALGAFGVGGAVAGAVLGGVKTNEAAVMLMLVDNRSGVQVGVAEGSSKNFDWGLGGAIFGGSAGGGLGGYTNTPQGKVIAGAFLDAYNQLVRVVRNYTPQTMGDRQLGTGGRLGVEGSSQSGGYQGATLSLKEAQRKLNALGYEAGTPDGKMGQATKEALMQFQQDRGLPVTGRLDAATAAELAK; encoded by the coding sequence ATGCGTAGGGAACCTTGGGCGATCATGCTTGTTTTCATCGTTGGAAGTGCCTTTCTTGCTGCATGTGGCAGCATGCCCGTCCAGGTGGGGGACTCCTCGGCCAAGACCGTAGCCACGGGGAGCGCCGGCGGAGCCACCAGTGACAATGTGAATGCTTCCTTGGAACGTTGTGACCGGCCTCTGGGCACCATCGCTGTGGAGGAAGACCAAAATTCGGATTGGTATCACTACATTACAGGTCAATACAAACTGACCTCCACAGTCCCTGTGCTCAGGCTTTTGATTCAACAGTCCAATTGCTTCGTCGTAGTGGACCGAGGCCGAGCCATGAAAACCATGATGGGCGAAAGAGCCTTACAGCAGACAGGAGAACTTCGAGCTGGAAGCAATTTTGGCAAGGGCCAAATGGTGAGTGCGGACTACACACTCACGCCGGAAGTCATGATCAGTCAGAAAGGAACTGGAGGTCTCGGAGGAGCCCTGGGAGCCTTTGGTGTTGGAGGTGCTGTAGCGGGAGCGGTTTTAGGAGGCGTTAAAACCAATGAAGCGGCCGTTATGCTCATGCTTGTAGACAATCGATCCGGTGTTCAAGTAGGGGTTGCCGAAGGAAGCTCCAAGAATTTTGATTGGGGTCTAGGTGGCGCCATCTTTGGAGGCAGCGCCGGCGGTGGTCTTGGCGGCTATACCAACACACCGCAAGGAAAAGTCATCGCCGGAGCTTTCTTAGACGCCTATAACCAGCTTGTGCGCGTGGTCAGAAACTACACCCCTCAAACCATGGGCGACCGTCAACTGGGAACGGGAGGTCGCCTGGGTGTGGAGGGAAGCAGTCAAAGTGGTGGTTATCAAGGAGCAACGCTTTCCTTGAAAGAGGCCCAAAGAAAGCTCAATGCTTTGGGCTATGAAGCCGGAACGCCGGACGGCAAGATGGGTCAAGCAACCAAAGAAGCCTTGATGCAATTTCAACAGGATAGGGGGCTTCCCGTGACTGGACGACTGGATGCGGCCACGGCCGCTGAATTGGCTAAATAG
- a CDS encoding AMP nucleosidase translates to MGLKEHEYVRQTLERYTNFPLDRMCEHILITNFKKYADWFQKKTGGETSEGNFRLVNAPDLNCTLIDFGIGSPQAALLIHCLAYLDRLKSVIMLGMCGGIDDTLEIGQFVVPSAAIRGEGTSRHYLPPEFPAIPASSVNLFCIGAVKKVGLQPKCGIVYTTDRRLWEFDEDFVEYLRKLRILAIEMELATLFSVSYHYEVPIGAIMLVSDMPLQRKGIKSKELQEKIYADYMPLHLELGLEAVKSLEANWPDVSRRLSSEW, encoded by the coding sequence ATGGGACTTAAAGAACATGAATATGTTCGACAGACCTTGGAGCGTTACACCAACTTTCCCTTGGATCGAATGTGCGAGCATATCCTGATCACGAATTTCAAAAAATATGCGGACTGGTTTCAGAAAAAGACAGGAGGTGAAACCAGTGAGGGCAACTTTAGGCTGGTCAACGCTCCAGATCTCAATTGTACCCTAATCGATTTCGGCATCGGCTCTCCTCAGGCAGCCTTGCTCATTCACTGCCTAGCCTACTTGGATCGGTTGAAATCGGTCATCATGCTTGGAATGTGCGGCGGAATTGACGACACTCTGGAAATCGGCCAATTTGTCGTTCCGTCCGCCGCCATTCGCGGTGAAGGTACCAGCCGACACTATCTTCCTCCCGAATTTCCGGCCATTCCCGCATCTTCGGTCAATCTTTTCTGTATCGGGGCCGTCAAAAAGGTGGGGCTTCAGCCCAAATGTGGCATTGTGTACACGACAGACCGGCGGTTATGGGAATTCGATGAGGATTTCGTGGAGTACCTGAGGAAACTAAGGATCCTGGCCATTGAAATGGAACTGGCCACCCTGTTTTCCGTTTCCTATCATTATGAAGTGCCTATCGGGGCCATCATGCTGGTCTCCGATATGCCTTTGCAACGTAAGGGTATCAAGAGCAAAGAATTGCAAGAAAAAATCTACGCCGACTACATGCCTTTGCATCTGGAACTGGGACTTGAAGCTGTAAAGTCCCTGGAGGCCAACTGGCCTGATGTTTCACGTCGTTTAAGCAGTGAATGGTAG
- a CDS encoding NAD(P)H-dependent oxidoreductase: protein MEVLVLYYSRSGNTKKLAEYVTEGVQAVNGVSAVLRSTKEVTQDDFVRAAGIIAGSPVYFGVMATDLKRVFDDFVGVRKKMENKVGAAFATSGDPTGGKETTILSILQCFLIYGMIVVGDPLSATGHYGVACVGAPDEKTAENARKLGRRVAELCLKLHGAS from the coding sequence ATGGAAGTTCTTGTCTTGTACTATTCGCGCAGCGGCAATACCAAAAAGCTCGCCGAATACGTCACCGAAGGGGTTCAAGCGGTGAATGGTGTGTCGGCCGTGTTGCGCTCCACAAAGGAAGTCACTCAGGACGATTTCGTGAGGGCGGCAGGGATCATCGCGGGATCTCCGGTTTATTTCGGCGTCATGGCCACCGACCTCAAACGGGTGTTTGATGACTTCGTCGGTGTTCGCAAGAAGATGGAAAATAAAGTGGGAGCGGCTTTTGCCACCTCCGGAGATCCCACGGGCGGTAAGGAAACCACCATATTGTCGATTCTGCAATGCTTCTTGATCTACGGCATGATCGTGGTGGGCGATCCCCTGTCGGCTACAGGGCATTATGGCGTTGCATGCGTCGGAGCGCCCGATGAAAAGACGGCGGAAAATGCACGCAAATTAGGTCGCCGAGTGGCAGAACTGTGTTTGAAACTTCACGGAGCTTCTTGA
- a CDS encoding sigma-70 family RNA polymerase sigma factor — protein MKSLHGQRLDPLERLRFNSEAEDDEYEHLLDVGILGSEENLFAAQLEEEESVEDNQSGLLQSENKDLRYDEFSLAPSSAVEESELDEEANVEFDEDHVTCYLREVSSFPLLTPEMEIELAKRIRDGQDRLVRLVESHKEDHPVVKDLHGKVRNLLGQAKTFPGVRDKVLKVISRTLHQAVADEPQDSILSAMKEECDRTIAEIDEAKHAMVKANLRLVLSIAKRYRGRGMSFDDLIQEGNLGLLKAVGRYDHTKGNRFSTYATWWVRQSIIRGIYDKTRTIRLPVHFIELKNLFFKVFHELVKELGREPTAEEISQRANIPPDKVEMVLSLVSQPLSLEMPVGDDEQRLSDFIEDVDCASPAEGCESNELSEVTRELLASLQPREEKILRLRFGLGGQPGETLEKIGKTFKVSKERIRQIEKKALRKLRHPSRQELLKPYLD, from the coding sequence ATGAAGAGTTTGCATGGGCAAAGATTGGATCCTCTTGAGCGCCTGCGCTTCAATAGCGAGGCAGAGGACGACGAGTACGAGCACCTCCTGGACGTGGGAATCCTGGGATCCGAAGAGAATCTTTTCGCTGCCCAGCTAGAAGAGGAAGAATCCGTGGAGGACAATCAGAGCGGGTTGCTTCAAAGTGAAAACAAGGATCTTCGTTATGATGAATTCTCGCTCGCCCCCTCTTCGGCGGTCGAGGAATCAGAGCTGGACGAGGAAGCGAACGTGGAATTCGACGAAGATCATGTCACGTGCTATCTTCGCGAGGTATCATCTTTTCCATTATTGACTCCTGAGATGGAAATCGAGCTGGCCAAAAGGATCCGGGATGGCCAAGACCGGCTGGTGCGATTGGTGGAAAGCCACAAGGAAGACCATCCGGTGGTCAAGGACCTTCATGGAAAAGTTCGAAACCTACTCGGTCAGGCCAAGACATTTCCAGGGGTTCGGGACAAGGTGCTCAAAGTCATTTCCCGAACCTTGCATCAGGCCGTGGCGGATGAGCCTCAGGATTCGATCCTTTCGGCCATGAAGGAGGAGTGTGATCGAACCATTGCTGAGATCGACGAAGCCAAGCACGCCATGGTGAAGGCCAATTTGCGTTTGGTCCTGAGCATTGCCAAACGGTATCGAGGCCGCGGCATGAGTTTTGACGACCTTATTCAGGAAGGGAACCTGGGGTTGCTCAAGGCCGTCGGGCGTTATGATCATACAAAAGGGAACAGGTTCAGCACGTATGCCACCTGGTGGGTGCGGCAAAGCATCATTAGAGGGATTTACGACAAAACGCGCACCATTCGTTTGCCGGTCCACTTCATCGAATTGAAGAACCTTTTTTTTAAAGTCTTTCATGAACTGGTGAAGGAGTTGGGTCGTGAACCCACGGCGGAAGAAATCAGTCAGAGGGCCAATATTCCGCCGGACAAAGTGGAAATGGTGCTCAGTTTGGTAAGTCAGCCTTTGTCCTTGGAAATGCCCGTAGGGGATGATGAACAACGTCTGAGTGATTTCATTGAGGATGTGGACTGTGCCTCTCCGGCTGAAGGATGTGAGAGCAACGAACTGAGTGAGGTGACTCGGGAGCTTTTGGCCAGCTTGCAACCCAGGGAGGAAAAGATTCTGCGGCTAAGGTTCGGCTTAGGCGGACAGCCTGGGGAAACTCTGGAAAAAATCGGCAAGACCTTTAAGGTATCCAAGGAAAGAATCCGTCAGATCGAAAAGAAGGCTCTGCGCAAGCTGCGTCATCCCAGCAGGCAGGAGCTGCTGAAACCTTATCTGGATTAA
- a CDS encoding GTPase has translation MPANLPPPYFEAEKRYREAKTPEAKIEALEEMLTIMPKHKGTDKLRADLRRKIAKFKSEAQQRKGAGRKGVAYVIDKEGAAQVVVVGAPNVGKSSLVGVLSNASPEVAEFPHTTWKPTPGMVPYENIQFQLIDTPPISKNFIDPWMADLIRKADLVMIMVDLKADPLQQLEDTLEVLQGLRVFPEGNPLPPDLQKKPFLKKMIVVVNKVDTDADLEDFLAFQELSQCRLPCVAVSSATGRGLHTLLDTVFALSDVIRVYTKAPGKEPDKSAPFVLPKKSTLQDLAEKIHKDFVEKLKFARIWGNAVFDGQMVQKDYELQDGDVVEFRI, from the coding sequence ATGCCGGCGAATCTCCCCCCGCCCTATTTCGAAGCTGAAAAACGTTACCGCGAAGCCAAGACGCCTGAAGCTAAAATCGAAGCGCTGGAAGAAATGCTCACCATCATGCCCAAGCACAAGGGCACGGACAAGCTGCGCGCCGACCTGCGCCGTAAAATCGCCAAATTCAAATCAGAAGCTCAGCAGAGAAAGGGAGCGGGGCGAAAGGGGGTTGCTTACGTCATTGACAAGGAAGGAGCCGCCCAGGTCGTGGTGGTTGGCGCACCCAACGTGGGGAAATCCTCTCTGGTAGGGGTTTTAAGCAACGCATCACCTGAAGTGGCCGAATTTCCTCATACCACATGGAAACCTACGCCGGGCATGGTGCCTTACGAAAACATTCAATTCCAGCTTATTGACACACCGCCGATCAGCAAGAACTTTATTGACCCATGGATGGCGGATCTGATTCGTAAAGCTGATTTGGTCATGATCATGGTGGACCTTAAGGCGGATCCTTTGCAACAGTTGGAGGATACTCTGGAGGTGCTTCAGGGCTTGAGAGTCTTTCCGGAAGGAAACCCCTTGCCCCCTGATTTGCAAAAGAAACCTTTCTTGAAAAAAATGATTGTGGTTGTCAATAAGGTGGATACGGATGCGGATCTGGAGGATTTTCTTGCCTTTCAGGAACTGAGCCAATGCCGCCTGCCGTGTGTGGCGGTTTCTTCAGCGACCGGTCGCGGCTTGCACACGTTACTGGACACTGTTTTTGCGCTTTCCGATGTCATTCGCGTCTACACCAAAGCCCCGGGTAAAGAACCCGACAAATCCGCTCCTTTTGTTCTTCCTAAAAAGAGCACACTTCAGGATCTTGCAGAAAAAATTCACAAGGACTTTGTGGAGAAGCTCAAATTCGCTAGAATATGGGGGAATGCGGTCTTCGACGGCCAGATGGTTCAAAAGGACTATGAACTTCAAGACGGCGATGTGGTCGAATTTCGCATCTAA
- the alaS gene encoding alanine--tRNA ligase, which yields MRASEIRQKFLDYFRDKGHTIVKSSSLIPHDDPSLLFTNAGMNQFKRCFLGEEKRDYSRAASSQKCMRAGGKHNDLENVGYTARHHTFFEMLGNFSFGDYFKKEAIEFAWEFLTDHMGLPQDKLYATIHEGDPGMSLGRDEEARSYWKNYLPEERILAFSTKDNFWAMGDTGPCGPCSEILIDQGEAMGCGRPDCRPGCDCDRFLELWNLVFMQFNRKEDGTLEPLPKPSIDTGMGLERITAVIQKVPSNYDTDLFAPMMEAIGAQAGLRYGEDAEKDVSFKVIADHGRAAAFLIGDGVLPSNEGRGYVLRRVIRRALRHGRFLGLNRPFLHSVVEAVMHAMADVYPELLENRSYISRVILHEEERFSETLDHGLKLLHNEMARLQDEGATLVPGSLVFKLYDTYGFPIDIVTDMAKKMGMQVDQAGFDTLMERQREQSRRHWKGSGEREISEAYRRLAAQGVRTAFVGYERLETESLVVALIQEGALIEAAGPESRVEVVVDQTPFYGEAGGQVGDQGRLWGPGVTAVVEDTVRLPGDLWVHVVRVENGELRAGDRVTLKVDEQKRKDTARNHTATHILHRVLRDVLGDHVKQSGSLVAPERLRFDFTHFAAVTPEELQEIERRVNEAILENRPLHVHVMAFDEAIRAGAVALFEEKYGETVRLVEIADFSKELCGGTHAERSGDIGSFVIVQESSVAAGVRRIEALTGRHALHFWQEQRRLLETAARRLKASPQEVPERVEKLLIQIRELEKNLESVKSSMTARKSLDLFEEAKETAGVKVLVRRVEVTDPKALREMNDRFKERVSSGVMVLGAVHDEKVFLLVGVTKDLTERIHAGHLIREVAQVVGGSGGGRPDMAQAGGHLPQKLEEALKLAENLIEAKLAS from the coding sequence ATGAGGGCCAGTGAAATTCGTCAGAAATTTTTGGATTACTTCCGCGATAAAGGCCATACCATTGTCAAGAGTTCTTCCCTCATTCCCCATGACGATCCCTCTTTGCTCTTTACCAATGCGGGTATGAACCAGTTCAAGCGGTGTTTTCTTGGGGAGGAAAAGCGGGATTACAGTCGAGCCGCTTCCAGCCAAAAATGTATGAGGGCTGGAGGCAAGCATAACGATTTGGAAAACGTAGGCTATACCGCGCGTCATCACACCTTCTTTGAAATGCTCGGCAACTTTTCTTTCGGCGATTATTTCAAGAAGGAAGCGATTGAATTCGCCTGGGAATTTCTTACGGATCACATGGGCTTGCCTCAAGATAAACTCTACGCCACCATTCACGAAGGCGATCCCGGCATGTCTCTGGGACGCGATGAAGAGGCTCGAAGCTACTGGAAGAACTATCTTCCCGAAGAGAGGATTCTTGCCTTTTCCACCAAAGATAATTTTTGGGCCATGGGAGATACCGGACCGTGCGGGCCCTGTTCTGAAATCCTCATCGATCAGGGAGAAGCCATGGGGTGCGGCCGCCCGGACTGTCGACCGGGATGCGACTGCGATCGCTTTTTGGAATTGTGGAACCTGGTCTTTATGCAATTTAACCGCAAGGAAGACGGAACCCTGGAGCCTTTGCCCAAGCCGAGCATTGACACGGGAATGGGTTTGGAACGTATCACGGCGGTTATCCAAAAAGTACCGTCCAATTATGATACAGACCTTTTTGCTCCCATGATGGAGGCTATCGGAGCGCAAGCGGGACTGCGTTACGGGGAGGATGCGGAAAAAGACGTCTCCTTTAAGGTCATTGCCGACCATGGGCGTGCGGCGGCTTTTCTCATCGGGGATGGTGTGCTCCCTAGCAATGAAGGTCGAGGTTACGTCCTTCGGCGAGTGATTCGTCGTGCTTTGCGCCACGGCCGTTTCCTCGGTTTGAACCGCCCCTTTCTTCACAGCGTCGTGGAAGCGGTGATGCATGCCATGGCGGACGTCTATCCAGAACTGCTGGAAAATCGAAGCTATATTTCTCGAGTGATTCTGCATGAAGAAGAACGATTCAGTGAAACCTTGGACCATGGATTGAAGCTGCTTCACAATGAAATGGCCCGCCTTCAGGATGAAGGGGCTACCCTTGTTCCAGGGTCTCTTGTGTTCAAACTCTACGACACTTACGGATTTCCCATCGACATTGTCACGGACATGGCCAAAAAGATGGGTATGCAAGTGGATCAGGCGGGTTTTGACACCCTCATGGAGAGACAAAGGGAGCAATCCCGCCGTCACTGGAAAGGGAGCGGAGAAAGAGAAATCTCGGAAGCGTACCGCAGACTGGCCGCTCAAGGAGTGCGCACGGCATTTGTTGGATACGAAAGGCTGGAGACGGAAAGCCTGGTCGTGGCTTTGATTCAGGAAGGCGCCTTGATCGAGGCGGCAGGGCCGGAGAGCCGGGTCGAAGTGGTAGTGGATCAGACACCTTTTTACGGTGAAGCCGGCGGCCAGGTGGGGGATCAGGGTCGTCTTTGGGGTCCTGGAGTAACGGCCGTTGTGGAGGATACCGTGCGGCTGCCCGGGGATCTTTGGGTTCATGTGGTAAGAGTCGAAAACGGCGAATTGCGCGCCGGGGATCGTGTGACCCTCAAAGTGGATGAACAAAAACGTAAAGACACAGCACGCAATCACACGGCCACGCACATCTTGCATCGCGTCCTTCGTGACGTTTTGGGGGATCACGTCAAACAATCCGGCTCTTTGGTGGCTCCCGAAAGACTTCGATTTGACTTCACACACTTCGCGGCTGTGACCCCGGAAGAATTGCAGGAAATCGAGCGGCGCGTAAACGAGGCGATCCTGGAAAATCGACCGCTTCATGTGCATGTCATGGCCTTTGACGAAGCCATACGAGCTGGAGCCGTCGCCCTCTTTGAAGAAAAATACGGGGAAACAGTTCGACTTGTGGAAATCGCCGACTTTAGCAAAGAACTCTGTGGCGGCACCCATGCGGAACGCAGCGGCGATATCGGATCCTTTGTTATCGTGCAGGAATCCAGTGTGGCGGCGGGAGTTCGCCGTATTGAGGCCCTTACGGGCCGTCACGCTCTGCACTTTTGGCAGGAACAGCGCCGGTTGCTGGAAACGGCGGCCCGCCGTTTGAAAGCTTCACCGCAAGAGGTGCCGGAACGCGTTGAAAAGCTCCTTATCCAGATCAGGGAATTGGAAAAGAACCTGGAATCTGTGAAAAGTTCCATGACGGCCCGGAAATCTTTGGACCTGTTTGAAGAAGCCAAGGAGACGGCCGGGGTGAAAGTCCTGGTTCGGCGTGTGGAAGTGACGGATCCCAAAGCTTTGCGGGAGATGAACGACCGATTCAAGGAACGCGTCAGCTCGGGGGTGATGGTTCTGGGAGCCGTTCACGACGAAAAGGTCTTCCTTTTGGTCGGCGTGACCAAGGACCTTACGGAGCGTATTCATGCGGGCCATCTTATTCGAGAAGTGGCTCAAGTGGTGGGGGGAAGCGGCGGAGGGCGCCCGGACATGGCTCAGGCAGGAGGACATCTGCCTCAAAAACTCGAAGAGGCGTTGAAACTCGCAGAAAACCTGATCGAGGCCAAGCTGGCCTCCTGA
- the recA gene encoding recombinase RecA — translation MTAPAVNDRQKAIDMAVAQIERQCGKGSIMRLGEGAQTVQVPVISTGCLSLDLALGIGGIPRGRIVEIYGPESSGKTTLALHVIAEAQKKGGLAAFIDAEHALDVHYARKLGVKVDDLLISQPDYGEQALEIAEILVRSNAIDVIVIDSVAALVPKAEIDGEMGDPHVGLQARLMSQALRKLTAAISKSQTSVIFINQIRMKIGVMYGSPETTTGGNALKFYATMRLEIRRVGPIKEGQEEVGNRTRVKVVKNKIAPPFRQVEFDVIYGRGISREGDVLDLAVAANIVERSGTWYSYNGERLGQGRENVKNFLREHPDLLLEIENKVRERHVLPMVSSDEAAEV, via the coding sequence ATGACGGCACCGGCAGTCAATGATCGTCAAAAAGCAATCGACATGGCCGTGGCGCAGATCGAGCGCCAGTGCGGCAAGGGATCCATTATGCGCCTGGGCGAGGGGGCTCAGACCGTGCAGGTTCCCGTCATCTCCACAGGCTGTCTTTCTTTGGACTTGGCCTTGGGTATCGGTGGGATTCCTCGAGGTCGTATTGTGGAAATTTACGGTCCGGAATCGTCGGGAAAGACCACCTTGGCTTTGCATGTGATTGCCGAAGCGCAGAAAAAGGGAGGGTTAGCCGCGTTTATTGATGCCGAGCATGCGCTGGATGTGCACTATGCCCGCAAGCTTGGGGTTAAGGTGGATGATCTTCTGATCAGCCAACCGGATTATGGCGAACAGGCCCTTGAAATTGCTGAGATATTGGTACGCAGCAATGCCATTGACGTAATCGTCATCGATTCGGTGGCGGCTTTGGTGCCCAAGGCGGAAATCGACGGTGAGATGGGCGACCCTCACGTCGGGCTTCAAGCGCGGCTCATGAGTCAAGCCTTACGCAAACTGACGGCCGCTATCAGCAAATCACAAACCTCGGTGATTTTCATCAACCAGATTCGCATGAAAATCGGGGTCATGTACGGATCTCCAGAAACCACCACGGGCGGCAACGCGCTCAAGTTTTATGCCACCATGCGTTTGGAAATACGCCGCGTGGGTCCCATCAAAGAAGGACAGGAAGAAGTGGGCAATCGCACACGTGTCAAGGTGGTCAAGAACAAGATTGCGCCGCCTTTTCGACAAGTGGAATTTGATGTCATTTACGGACGAGGTATTTCCCGAGAAGGTGACGTCTTGGATTTGGCTGTGGCTGCCAATATCGTGGAGCGGTCGGGAACCTGGTACTCCTACAATGGGGAACGCCTGGGGCAAGGAAGGGAAAACGTCAAGAACTTTTTGCGAGAACATCCTGATCTGCTTTTGGAAATCGAAAACAAGGTTCGAGAACGCCATGTGTTGCCTATGGTCAGCTCGGATGAAGCCGCCGAGGTCTAA